A genomic stretch from Leptotrichia sp. HSP-536 includes:
- a CDS encoding indole-3-glycerol phosphate synthase TrpC yields the protein MDILEKIKIKRDIQLEEELKSFKQPSLKKALDQKGIQIIGEIKKASPSKGKIAKDDFDLLKQAQSYVDKGVSAFSILTEKEYFKGENDFIKIVREKFPEMPILRKDFIYTPFQVAHAKFLGASAILLIVRMLDDKTLLELHKLAQDLEMDVLVETHDEEEIRRALKIPSLEILGINNRNLNTFEVDIRTTEKLINEIPSDVLKNLTIVSESGFLSKEDVEYAEKLNVDGLLIGEALMKGLL from the coding sequence ATGGATATTTTAGAAAAAATAAAAATTAAAAGAGACATACAGCTTGAAGAAGAATTAAAGTCTTTTAAGCAGCCATCTTTAAAAAAGGCACTTGATCAAAAGGGAATTCAGATTATTGGGGAAATTAAGAAAGCTTCCCCATCGAAGGGAAAAATTGCGAAAGATGATTTTGATTTGTTAAAACAGGCACAAAGTTATGTGGATAAAGGAGTTTCCGCTTTTTCGATATTGACGGAAAAGGAATATTTTAAAGGAGAGAATGATTTTATAAAAATTGTAAGGGAAAAATTTCCAGAAATGCCGATTTTGAGGAAAGATTTTATTTATACTCCGTTTCAAGTGGCTCATGCTAAGTTTTTGGGGGCTTCGGCAATTTTGCTGATTGTGAGAATGCTGGATGATAAGACGCTTTTGGAACTTCATAAGCTGGCACAGGATTTGGAAATGGATGTTTTAGTAGAAACTCATGATGAAGAGGAAATAAGAAGGGCTTTGAAGATTCCGAGTTTGGAGATTTTGGGGATAAATAACCGAAATTTGAATACTTTTGAAGTTGATATTAGAACTACGGAAAAATTGATAAATGAGATTCCAAGCGATGTTTTAAAAAATTTGACTATTGTAAGTGAAAGTGGATTTTTATCAAAAGAGGATGTGGAGTATGCAGAAAAATTGAACGTGGATGGTCTGTTAATTGGGGAGGCACTTATGAAAGGGCTTCTTTAG